Proteins co-encoded in one Setaria viridis chromosome 9, Setaria_viridis_v4.0, whole genome shotgun sequence genomic window:
- the LOC117835009 gene encoding probable UDP-glucosyl transferase 73B6 translates to MSVLMTMTRQAPRLTRAPPTMPPGLVPGTAPSRHTRITKTIRLHHARAPAILGVLAKKERITTTRAGKQEAPKRASGREYRTSERVARDKRVPRESGLIDNACRNLPPVAPHAGPERPAVVSMATTALSSHNDGDAAAASGSGPGRMLRVFFLPTFARGHLIPQTDLACLMAAARPGELEATMVVSPANAALIAPAVARAAAAGHAVRVLRCPFPDVGLGDGVECLATAPARDAWRVYRAMELVRPSHESLLREHRPDAIVSDVPFWWTTDVAAELGVPRITFHPVGVFPQLAMNNLFKVRPDIIRMSSDAGAVVSVPGLPGKEITIPVSELPSFLVQDDHLSKTWEQIKACQLAGFGVIVNTFVDLEQPYCEEFSRVDARRAYFVGPLAQPSCSTVHRGGDCDADCLSWLSTKPRRSVVYVCFGSWAHFPATQSRELALGLEASKQPFLWVVRSDDSDSCQWAPEGWEQRVAGRGMVVRGWAPQVAVLAHPSVGAFLTHCGWNSVLEAASAGVPVLTWPLVFEQFINERLVTGVAAFGARVWDGGTRGERAGEAETTVPAEAVARAVAWFMEGGPRREGMEARARELAERARAAVGEDGSSWRDVHRLIDDVVQARASGLLQKEA, encoded by the coding sequence ATGTCTGTACTAATGACTATGACTCGGCAAGCGCCGCGACTAACCAGAGCGCCACCCACCATGCCACCAGGGCTAGTGCCAGGCACTGCACCCTCACGCCACACACGGATCACGAAAACCATTCGCCTTCATCATGCACGCGCCCCGGCTATTCTTGGCGTCTTGGCAAAAAAAGAGCGGATCACAACGACACGTGCGGGCAAACAAGAAGCTCCCAAACGTGCATCTGGACGGGAGTATCGGACATCGGAGCGCGTCGCACGGGACAAACGCGTGCCGAGAGAAAGTGGTCTGATAGACAACGCTTGTCGTAACCTTCCACCCGTTGCGCCGCATGCTGGGCCTGAGCGTCCTGCGGTCGTCTCCATGGCCACCACCGCGCTCAGCTCGCAcaacgacggcgacgccgccgccgcgtccgggtCGGGCCCGGGGCGGATGCTGAGGGTGTTCTTCCTGCCCACCTTCGCGCGGGGCCACCTGATCCCGCAGACCGACCTGGCGTGCCTCATggccgcggcgcggccgggtGAGCTGGAGGCCACCATGGTCGTGTCGCCGGCCAACGCGGCGCTCATCGCGCCCGCggtggcgcgcgccgcggccgccgggcacGCCGTGCGCGTACTGCGCTGCCCGTTCCCAGACGTTGGCCTCGGGGACGGGGTCGAGTGCCTCGCCACCGCCCCCGCGCGCGACGCGTGGCGGGTGTACCGCGCCATGGAGCTGGTGCGGCCGTCCCATGAGTCGCTGCTCCGGGAGCACCGCCCCGACGCCATCGTCTCCGACGTGCCGTTCTGGTGGACCACGGacgtcgccgccgagctcggAGTGCCGCGCATCACGTTCCACCCCGTCGGCGTGTTCCCGCAGCTCGCCATGAACAACCTGTTCAAGGTGCGCCCCGACATCATCCGGATGAGCTCCGACGCCGGGGCGGTGGTGTCCGTGCCGGGGTTGCCCGGGAAGGAGATCACGATCCCGGTGTCCGAGCTCCCGAGCTTCTTGGTCCAGGACGACCACCTCTCCAAGACGTGGGAGCAGATAAAGGCGTGCCAGCTCGCCGGCTTCGGTGTCATCGTCAACACCTTCGTCGACCTCGAGCAGCCCTACTGCGAAGAGTTCAGCCGCGTCGACGCGCGCCGCGCCTACTTCGTCGGGCCCCTCGCCCAGCCGTCGTGCTCCACCGTGCACCGCGGCGGCGACTGCGACGCGGACTGCCTGAGCTGGCTGTCCACGAAACCGAGACGGTCGGTGGTGTACGTCTGCTTCGGGAGCTGGGCCCACTTCCCAGCGACCCAGAGCAGGGAGCTCGCCCTGGGGCTGGAGGCGTCGAAGCAGCCGTTCCTGTGGGTCGTCCGCTCCGACGACTCCGACAGCTGCCAGTGGGCGCCGGAGGGGTGGGAGCAGCGCGTCGCCGGGCGCGGCATGGTCGTCCGCGGGTGGGCACCGCAGGTGGCGGTGCTGGCCCACCCGTCGGTGGGCGCGTTCCTGACGCACTGCGGCTGGAACTCGGTCCTGGAGGCCGCGTCCGCCGGCGTGCCGGTGCTCACGTGGCCGCTGGTGTTCGAGCAGTTCATCAACGAGCGGCTGGTCACCGGGGTGGCCGCGTTCGGCGCGCGCGTGTGGGACGGCGGCACGCGCGGCGAGAGGGCCGGGGAGGCGGAGACGACCGTGCCGGCGGAGGCCGTCGCGCGCGCCGTCGCCTGGTTCATGGAGGGCGGACCGCGGCGCGAGGGGATGGAGGCCAGGGCACGGGAGCTGgcggagcgcgcgcgcgcggccgttGGTGAGGACGGCTCGTCGTGGCGCGACGTCCACCGACTGATCGATGACGTCGTCCAGGCGAGGGCCTCTGGGCTGCTACAAAAAGAAGCTTAA